A single region of the Streptomyces sp. NBC_00425 genome encodes:
- a CDS encoding nuclear transport factor 2 family protein — MSESPNLALIRRVYESRMAPEVTKEVMAPDLVWDITPGFPNSGVYHGWDSVAKDFFGTPMPNIVSLGAVPENFYADDEGHVFVAGHYHAETKSGSTADVRFIHLWTVRDGQAVSMRQAADSHVLQEAIKG; from the coding sequence ATGTCCGAATCCCCGAATCTCGCTCTCATCCGGCGGGTCTACGAATCCCGGATGGCGCCCGAGGTCACCAAGGAGGTCATGGCTCCGGACCTCGTCTGGGACATCACCCCCGGCTTCCCGAACAGCGGCGTCTACCACGGCTGGGACAGCGTGGCAAAGGACTTCTTCGGCACGCCGATGCCGAACATCGTGTCCCTCGGCGCGGTGCCCGAGAACTTCTACGCGGACGACGAAGGCCACGTCTTCGTGGCCGGGCACTACCACGCCGAGACGAAGTCCGGCAGCACTGCCGACGTCCGGTTCATCCACCTGTGGACCGTCCGTGACGGCCAGGCCGTCAGTATGCGGCAGGCCGCCGACAGCCACGTCCTGCAGGAAGCCATCAAAGGCTGA
- a CDS encoding ferredoxin: MTSTTSQQELFRFLEDRFACAQACTECAQACALRASLVDPDGTDRKALVRRKGIMCAEVCDATCRVLSEENRMDEDGIRAQLEWCRTVCLECAHAFDGYPGAEESAAACRACAQACTDFIRTLN, encoded by the coding sequence GTGACTTCGACGACATCCCAGCAGGAGCTCTTCCGGTTCCTGGAGGACCGCTTCGCCTGTGCGCAGGCGTGCACCGAGTGTGCGCAGGCGTGTGCGCTGCGCGCGAGCCTCGTGGACCCGGACGGAACCGACCGGAAGGCGCTGGTGCGCCGCAAGGGCATCATGTGCGCGGAGGTCTGCGACGCGACCTGCCGCGTGCTGTCCGAGGAGAACCGGATGGACGAGGACGGCATCCGCGCCCAGTTGGAGTGGTGCCGCACCGTCTGCCTGGAGTGCGCGCACGCCTTCGACGGGTACCCCGGCGCCGAGGAGAGCGCGGCGGCCTGCCGGGCGTGCGCGCAGGCCTGCACGGACTTCATCCGGACGTTGAACTGA
- a CDS encoding ATP-binding cassette domain-containing protein: MSMARRTDAQSSASHVADSHDLIRVHGARENNLKDVSIEIPKRRLTVFTGVSGSGKSSLVFDTIAAESQRLINETYSAFVQGFMPNLSRPEVDVLDGLTTAIIVDQQRLGADPRSTVGTATDANAMLRILFSRLGEPHIGPPSAYSFNTASVRASGAITVERGAKKAVKATYSRTGGMCPRCEGRGTVSDIDLTQLYDDSKSLNEGALTIPGYSMDGWYGRIFGGCGFFDPDKPIRRFTKRELHDLLHKEPTKIKVDGINLTYEGLIPKIQKSMLSKDIDALQPHIRAFVERAMTFTVCPECDGTRLSEGARASKIDGVSIADACAMQISDLAEWVRGVHEPSVAPLLTALQHTLDSFAEIGLGYLSLERPSGTLSGGEAQRVKMIRHLGSSLTDVTYVFDEPTTGLHPHDISRMNNLLLRLRDKGNTVLVVEHKPQTIAIADHVVDLGPGAGTAGGSVCFEGTVEGLRAGDTITGRHLDDRAAVKETVRKPTGALEVRGASEHNLQGVDVDIPLGVLVVVTGVAGSGKSSLVHGSIPPGEGVVAVDQGAIRGSRRSNPATYTGLLDPIRKAFAKVNGVKPALFSANSEGACPTCNGAGVVYTDLAMMAGVATTCEECEGKRFQASVLEYRLGGRDISEVLAMSVTEAEEFFAAGEAATPAAHRVLGRLADVGLGYVSLGQPLTTLSGGERQRLKLATHMADKGGVYVLDEPTTGLHLADVEQLLGLLDRLVDAGKSVVVVEHHPAVMAHADWIIDLGPGAGHDGGRIVFEGTPADLVAARSTLTGEHLADYVGA, translated from the coding sequence ATGAGCATGGCCAGGAGGACGGACGCGCAGTCGTCGGCGTCCCATGTCGCGGACAGCCACGACCTGATCAGGGTGCACGGCGCGCGCGAGAACAACCTCAAGGACGTGAGCATCGAGATCCCCAAGCGCCGGCTGACGGTGTTCACCGGCGTCTCCGGCTCGGGGAAGAGCTCCCTCGTCTTCGACACCATCGCCGCGGAGTCGCAGCGGCTGATCAACGAGACCTACAGCGCCTTCGTGCAGGGCTTCATGCCGAACCTGTCGCGGCCCGAGGTGGACGTGCTCGACGGGCTCACGACCGCGATCATCGTCGACCAGCAGCGGCTGGGGGCCGATCCCCGCTCCACCGTGGGCACCGCCACCGACGCCAACGCCATGCTGCGCATCCTCTTCAGCAGACTGGGCGAGCCGCACATCGGCCCGCCCAGTGCCTACTCCTTCAACACCGCCTCCGTCCGGGCGAGCGGTGCGATCACCGTGGAGCGCGGCGCCAAGAAGGCCGTCAAGGCGACCTACTCCCGCACCGGCGGCATGTGCCCCCGCTGCGAAGGCCGCGGCACGGTCTCCGACATCGACCTCACCCAGCTCTACGACGACAGCAAGTCGCTCAACGAGGGCGCGCTGACGATCCCCGGCTACAGCATGGACGGCTGGTACGGCCGCATCTTCGGCGGCTGCGGCTTCTTCGACCCGGACAAGCCGATCCGCAGGTTCACCAAGAGGGAGCTGCACGACCTCCTCCACAAGGAACCGACCAAGATCAAGGTCGACGGGATCAACCTCACCTACGAGGGCCTGATCCCCAAGATCCAGAAGTCGATGCTGTCCAAGGACATCGATGCGTTGCAGCCGCACATCCGGGCCTTCGTGGAGCGGGCGATGACGTTCACCGTCTGCCCCGAGTGCGACGGCACGCGACTGAGTGAGGGCGCCCGGGCGTCGAAGATCGACGGGGTGAGCATCGCCGACGCCTGCGCGATGCAGATCAGCGACCTGGCCGAGTGGGTCCGCGGCGTCCACGAGCCGTCGGTGGCGCCGCTGCTCACCGCACTGCAGCACACGCTGGACTCGTTCGCGGAGATCGGCCTCGGCTACCTCTCGCTCGAGCGGCCCTCGGGCACGCTCTCGGGCGGCGAGGCGCAGCGTGTCAAGATGATCCGCCATCTCGGCTCCTCGCTGACCGACGTCACCTACGTCTTCGACGAGCCCACCACGGGTCTGCACCCGCACGACATCAGCCGGATGAACAACCTGCTGCTGCGTCTGCGGGACAAGGGCAACACGGTGCTCGTCGTGGAGCACAAGCCGCAGACCATCGCCATCGCCGACCATGTCGTCGACCTCGGCCCCGGCGCGGGCACGGCGGGCGGCAGCGTCTGCTTCGAGGGCACGGTGGAGGGACTGCGGGCCGGCGACACCATCACCGGCCGTCACCTCGACGACCGGGCCGCGGTCAAGGAGACGGTGCGCAAGCCCACCGGCGCGCTGGAGGTCCGGGGCGCGTCGGAGCACAACCTGCAAGGCGTCGACGTCGACATCCCGCTCGGGGTGCTGGTCGTGGTGACCGGCGTGGCCGGCTCCGGAAAGAGCTCGCTCGTACACGGGTCGATCCCGCCCGGAGAAGGCGTGGTGGCGGTCGACCAGGGGGCGATCCGCGGTTCCCGGCGCAGCAACCCCGCCACGTACACGGGGCTGCTCGACCCCATCCGCAAGGCGTTCGCGAAGGTGAATGGCGTGAAGCCTGCGCTGTTCAGTGCCAACTCCGAGGGGGCCTGTCCCACGTGCAACGGCGCAGGCGTCGTCTACACCGACCTGGCGATGATGGCGGGCGTCGCCACGACCTGCGAGGAGTGCGAGGGGAAGCGGTTCCAGGCGTCGGTGCTGGAGTACCGACTCGGCGGCCGTGACATCAGCGAGGTGCTGGCGATGTCGGTGACCGAGGCCGAGGAGTTCTTCGCCGCGGGCGAGGCGGCCACGCCGGCCGCGCACCGCGTCCTCGGGAGGCTCGCCGACGTCGGTCTCGGCTACGTCAGCCTCGGTCAGCCGCTCACCACGCTCTCCGGCGGCGAGCGCCAGCGGCTCAAGCTGGCCACGCACATGGCCGACAAGGGCGGCGTCTACGTCCTCGACGAGCCGACCACCGGCCTCCATCTCGCCGACGTCGAGCAGTTGCTCGGCCTGCTCGACCGGCTGGTCGACGCCGGGAAGTCCGTCGTCGTGGTCGAGCACCACCCGGCGGTGATGGCGCACGCCGACTGGATCATCGACCTCGGGCCCGGCGCCGGCCACGACGGCGGCCGCATCGTCTTCGAGGGCACCCCCGCCGACCTCGTCGCCGCCCGCTCCACCCTCACCGGCGAGCACCTGGCGGACTACGTCGGCGCCTGA
- a CDS encoding quinone oxidoreductase family protein encodes MASAYGGPEVLSVIDEAVPEPGPGQVRIAVRAAGVNPFDQKVYSGAFGTDPGNLPLRLGLEAAGVVTAAGDHATGPAGPVEVGDEVIAYRAPGAYAAELVVPASSVVPKPANLSWEQAGGLMLAGVTAVHALEAIGLRKGESVLIHGAAGGVGLMAVQLAVARGATVLGTASPAKHDMLRELGAVPVAYGPGLADRVRAAASEGVHAAADLVGTDEAVDVSVELVADRSRIATIAGIVRGAQAGIKLLGGSPGADPGTDIRAAARLQLTEAAEAGRLRVLIAGSYPLSEAAAAHREIMTGHTSGKIVLVP; translated from the coding sequence GTGGCGAGCGCGTACGGCGGTCCTGAGGTGCTGTCGGTGATCGACGAAGCCGTACCCGAGCCCGGGCCGGGCCAGGTGCGCATTGCGGTCCGCGCCGCCGGCGTCAACCCCTTCGATCAGAAGGTGTACAGCGGCGCCTTCGGCACCGATCCGGGGAACTTGCCCCTACGGCTCGGTCTCGAGGCGGCAGGAGTGGTGACCGCGGCGGGCGACCATGCGACCGGCCCCGCAGGTCCGGTCGAGGTCGGCGACGAGGTGATCGCCTACCGTGCGCCCGGCGCTTATGCCGCCGAACTCGTTGTCCCGGCCTCCTCGGTGGTGCCGAAGCCCGCCAACCTGTCCTGGGAGCAGGCCGGCGGGCTGATGCTCGCCGGCGTTACAGCCGTGCACGCTCTCGAGGCGATCGGCCTGCGCAAGGGCGAGTCGGTGTTGATCCATGGCGCTGCCGGCGGAGTCGGTCTGATGGCCGTGCAGCTGGCGGTCGCGCGCGGCGCCACTGTCCTGGGAACTGCGAGCCCGGCCAAGCATGACATGTTGCGCGAGCTGGGGGCGGTGCCGGTCGCGTACGGGCCCGGTCTGGCCGACCGGGTACGCGCGGCAGCATCGGAGGGCGTCCATGCGGCGGCAGACCTTGTGGGCACCGACGAGGCGGTGGACGTCTCCGTGGAACTGGTGGCGGACCGTTCCCGCATCGCCACGATCGCGGGCATCGTGCGCGGGGCCCAGGCCGGCATCAAGCTTCTCGGCGGCAGTCCCGGCGCGGATCCGGGCACGGACATCCGTGCCGCCGCCCGCCTGCAGCTCACCGAGGCTGCGGAGGCCGGGCGACTGCGAGTCCTGATCGCCGGCAGCTACCCGCTCAGCGAGGCCGCTGCCGCCCATCGCGAGATCATGACAGGTCACACGAGCGGAAAAATCGTCCTGGTGCCGTAA
- a CDS encoding DUF6479 family protein yields MTTASQQLAATSGLLSLGLFMVPVLLVIVLGGSFWLGARIKSRESDRPRPEEQPQLPPGGAVREIREHREPEEVPRMPDGGRPLTPYELTNMQTKASTDQKRPRWSRGSSGSFGGGGLGAH; encoded by the coding sequence ATGACTACCGCAAGCCAGCAGCTGGCCGCCACGAGCGGCCTGCTCAGCCTCGGGCTGTTCATGGTCCCCGTGCTCCTCGTGATCGTTCTGGGCGGGAGCTTCTGGCTGGGCGCGCGTATCAAGTCGCGCGAGTCGGACCGGCCGCGCCCCGAGGAACAGCCGCAGCTCCCGCCCGGCGGGGCGGTGCGCGAGATCCGCGAGCACCGGGAACCCGAGGAGGTGCCCCGGATGCCGGACGGCGGACGCCCCCTCACCCCCTACGAGCTGACCAACATGCAGACCAAGGCGAGCACCGACCAGAAACGGCCGCGCTGGAGCCGCGGCAGCAGCGGGTCGTTCGGCGGCGGCGGACTCGGCGCGCACTGA
- a CDS encoding NADP-dependent oxidoreductase, producing the protein MKAVGYTEFGGPEVLQILELPAPEAGPGEVRIRVHAATVNAVDALQRSGPARSPDARPPFVRGMEAAGVVDQIGTGTDTDLSVGDRVMAIVLADGSRGAYAEQVVVPAESVVRAPHGVSDVQASSLPMNGLTARLALDTLGLEPGQTVAITGAAGAVGGYAVQLAKADGLRVVADASEQDEALIKELGADVVLRRGAEYPDRVRAEVPEGVDGLLDGASLGALTARAVRDGGRVVTLRGYDAPGERDIVFEPIVVFSYIREHAKLDRLRQQVEDGLITLRVAKSLPAEQAAEAHRLLAAGGVRGRLVLTF; encoded by the coding sequence ATGAAGGCAGTGGGTTATACGGAATTCGGTGGACCAGAGGTGCTTCAGATTCTTGAGCTGCCCGCGCCAGAGGCAGGTCCGGGCGAGGTGCGCATCCGGGTGCACGCTGCGACCGTCAACGCTGTCGACGCCCTCCAGCGCAGCGGCCCCGCCCGCTCGCCGGACGCCCGGCCGCCGTTCGTCCGCGGCATGGAGGCCGCAGGCGTCGTGGACCAGATAGGCACGGGCACGGACACGGATCTGAGCGTCGGCGACCGCGTGATGGCGATCGTGCTCGCCGACGGCTCACGTGGTGCGTACGCCGAACAGGTCGTGGTCCCGGCGGAGTCGGTCGTCCGCGCTCCCCACGGCGTGAGCGACGTGCAGGCCTCCTCCCTCCCGATGAACGGACTGACCGCGCGCCTGGCCCTGGACACCCTCGGCCTGGAACCCGGCCAGACCGTCGCGATCACGGGAGCGGCCGGCGCGGTGGGCGGATACGCCGTCCAGCTGGCCAAGGCGGACGGGCTCCGTGTGGTCGCCGACGCCTCGGAGCAGGACGAGGCCCTGATCAAGGAACTCGGCGCCGACGTCGTACTCCGTCGCGGCGCGGAGTACCCGGACCGGGTACGCGCAGAGGTCCCGGAGGGCGTCGACGGCCTCCTGGACGGCGCGTCGCTCGGCGCTCTCACCGCACGAGCGGTCCGCGACGGCGGCCGGGTGGTGACACTGCGCGGCTATGACGCCCCCGGCGAACGGGACATCGTCTTCGAGCCGATCGTCGTGTTCTCGTACATCCGGGAGCACGCCAAACTCGACAGACTCAGGCAGCAGGTGGAGGACGGCCTCATCACTCTCCGGGTCGCCAAGTCGCTCCCGGCCGAACAGGCCGCCGAAGCGCACCGACTCCTCGCCGCAGGCGGCGTTCGGGGCCGACTGGTCCTGACGTTCTGA
- a CDS encoding ferritin-like domain-containing protein translates to MTAVLEYESNAIVELMGVLPADRDGEWLKNSLQQAIMVEIATIGPYASALWSIKEPNGAVAKAIREIIFDEMTHMGLVCNMLTTIGGTPVLADPKVVPKYEHALPGGVRPELIVFLEGLTKDSVEMFSEIESPEHPVALFDTFATIGAFYTAIEETFETHQHLIGGDRQIDFSLESHGQGNRILPLDTIEKVRAAIEVIKEQGEGTSASPENPFPGKPGELAHFYVFREMFRGKKLIKVSEDPVVWDFKGDDVPLPPAFPMGRVPEGGWANGGLNAPTPEVQQVLGAFNTHFSAMLRALETAWQTGDSDALLPAISHMRGMRTEARKLVQLKLPDGSGKTYGPEFLYVEE, encoded by the coding sequence ATGACCGCGGTCCTTGAGTATGAGAGCAACGCCATCGTCGAGCTGATGGGAGTCCTCCCCGCGGACCGCGATGGGGAGTGGCTGAAGAACTCCCTGCAGCAGGCGATCATGGTGGAGATCGCGACCATTGGTCCGTACGCGAGCGCCCTGTGGTCGATCAAGGAGCCGAACGGGGCAGTCGCCAAGGCCATCCGGGAGATCATCTTCGACGAGATGACCCACATGGGACTGGTGTGCAACATGCTCACCACCATCGGAGGGACGCCGGTCCTCGCCGATCCGAAGGTGGTACCGAAGTACGAGCACGCGCTGCCGGGCGGCGTGCGGCCCGAACTCATCGTCTTCCTGGAGGGGCTGACCAAGGACTCGGTCGAGATGTTCTCCGAGATCGAGAGCCCGGAGCACCCGGTCGCTCTGTTCGACACCTTCGCCACCATCGGGGCCTTCTACACCGCGATCGAGGAAACCTTCGAGACGCACCAGCACTTGATCGGCGGCGACCGGCAGATCGACTTCTCCCTTGAGAGCCACGGTCAGGGCAACAGGATCCTTCCGCTCGACACCATCGAGAAGGTGCGAGCCGCCATCGAGGTCATCAAGGAGCAGGGTGAGGGCACCTCCGCCTCGCCCGAGAACCCCTTCCCCGGCAAGCCCGGGGAACTGGCGCACTTCTACGTGTTCCGGGAGATGTTCCGTGGCAAGAAGCTGATCAAGGTGTCGGAGGATCCGGTCGTCTGGGACTTCAAGGGCGACGACGTCCCGTTGCCCCCGGCCTTCCCGATGGGGAGGGTGCCCGAGGGCGGTTGGGCCAACGGCGGGCTGAATGCGCCCACGCCCGAGGTTCAGCAGGTGCTCGGCGCGTTCAACACGCATTTCAGCGCAATGCTGCGGGCGCTGGAGACAGCCTGGCAGACGGGTGACTCGGACGCACTGTTGCCGGCGATCAGCCACATGCGCGGGATGCGCACCGAGGCGCGGAAGCTTGTCCAGCTGAAGCTGCCCGACGGCAGCGGAAAGACCTACGGGCCGGAGTTCCTGTACGTCGAGGAGTGA
- a CDS encoding helix-turn-helix domain-containing protein, whose product MNRDPHLNELGEFLKARRAELSPSEVGLRAGERRRVSGLRREEVALLAAISTEYYTRIEQGRLQASAPLLDELAKTLRLNDDQRAYLFDLAAKERVRPSASRERQQVDTQLQRMLDDLTASPAFVIGRRTDILGWNQLAAALWTDFGRYPEQERVFVRLLFTEPWMRTLYADWDEVTRLAIAQLRMESARYPDDQRLAALVEELSARDTQFRQWWTEHDVAMRGKGVKKLHHPVVGELTLDWNTLTCGTDPDQHIIVWNAEPATPSHDGLRLLASWAADQKRTTSDTAT is encoded by the coding sequence ATGAACCGCGACCCTCATCTGAACGAGCTGGGTGAGTTCCTCAAAGCCCGCCGAGCCGAACTCAGTCCTTCCGAGGTTGGACTCCGCGCCGGGGAACGGCGGCGCGTGAGCGGTCTGCGCCGTGAGGAAGTGGCCCTTCTCGCCGCGATCAGCACCGAGTACTACACGCGCATCGAGCAGGGCCGTCTCCAGGCATCGGCTCCCCTGCTCGACGAACTCGCCAAGACACTCCGCCTCAACGACGACCAGCGCGCCTACCTCTTCGACCTCGCGGCGAAAGAGAGGGTGCGCCCCTCCGCGTCACGCGAGCGCCAGCAGGTGGACACACAGCTACAGCGCATGCTGGACGATCTCACCGCCTCCCCGGCCTTCGTCATCGGCCGACGCACCGACATCCTGGGCTGGAACCAGCTCGCCGCCGCCCTGTGGACCGATTTCGGGCGCTACCCGGAACAGGAGCGCGTGTTCGTCCGGCTGCTGTTCACCGAACCCTGGATGCGCACGCTGTACGCCGACTGGGACGAGGTCACCCGGCTGGCCATCGCCCAACTGCGCATGGAAAGCGCCCGCTATCCCGACGACCAGCGCCTCGCCGCTCTGGTCGAGGAACTCTCCGCCCGCGACACACAGTTCCGGCAGTGGTGGACCGAACACGACGTCGCGATGCGGGGCAAGGGCGTCAAGAAGCTTCATCACCCGGTGGTGGGAGAGCTGACCCTCGACTGGAACACACTCACCTGCGGCACGGACCCCGACCAGCACATCATCGTGTGGAACGCCGAACCCGCCACCCCGTCCCACGACGGGCTGCGCCTCCTGGCCTCCTGGGCCGCGGACCAGAAACGGACAACGTCCGACACCGCCACCTGA
- a CDS encoding acyl-CoA dehydrogenase family protein: MHLDHTPEQLRLRTELRAYFAELVPDNAYARHSDPVGAKAFYRATIRRLGADGWLGVGWPEEYGGRGLTPIEQFVFFDEAAQAGVPLPLMALNTVGPTIMRYGTDEQKAYFLPKILAGEIDFAIGYSEPDAGTDLAALRTRAVRDGDAYVVNGQKIWTTNGDTADWVWLAVRTDPEAPPHKGISMLLVPTTDPGYSCTVIRTLASHDTTASYYENIRVPVSRRVGAENQGWRLITNQLNHERVTLAAHGTMAIRALHDVQRWATETKLADGRRVIDLAWVRRRLAQTHVKLDALKLLNWQMVGALQNGTLTPQDASAVKVYGSEARRDAYSWLLEVVAVPGALQEGSAGAVLRGELERGYRSAVIFTFGGGNNEIQREIISWIGLGMPRVRR, encoded by the coding sequence GTGCACCTCGACCACACGCCCGAGCAACTGCGGCTGCGCACGGAACTGCGCGCCTACTTCGCCGAGTTGGTGCCGGACAACGCCTACGCCCGGCACTCCGATCCGGTCGGCGCGAAGGCCTTCTACCGCGCCACCATCCGCCGCCTCGGCGCCGACGGCTGGCTCGGCGTCGGCTGGCCCGAGGAATACGGCGGTCGCGGCCTGACCCCGATCGAGCAGTTCGTCTTCTTCGACGAGGCCGCCCAGGCCGGCGTACCGCTGCCCCTGATGGCGCTGAACACCGTCGGGCCGACGATCATGCGGTACGGCACCGACGAACAGAAGGCGTACTTCCTGCCGAAGATCCTCGCCGGGGAGATCGACTTCGCCATCGGCTACAGCGAACCCGACGCGGGCACCGACCTGGCGGCCCTCAGGACGCGCGCGGTGCGCGACGGCGACGCCTACGTCGTCAACGGGCAGAAGATCTGGACGACCAACGGCGACACCGCCGACTGGGTGTGGCTCGCCGTGCGCACCGACCCCGAGGCCCCGCCGCACAAGGGCATCTCCATGCTCCTCGTGCCGACCACCGATCCCGGCTACTCCTGCACCGTCATCCGCACGCTCGCCTCCCACGACACCACCGCCAGCTACTACGAGAACATCCGCGTCCCCGTTTCCCGGCGCGTCGGCGCGGAGAACCAGGGCTGGCGGCTGATCACCAACCAGCTCAACCACGAGCGCGTCACCCTCGCCGCGCACGGCACCATGGCCATCCGCGCCCTGCACGACGTGCAGCGCTGGGCGACCGAGACCAAGCTCGCCGACGGCCGCCGCGTCATCGACCTGGCCTGGGTGCGCCGCCGGCTGGCCCAGACCCATGTGAAGCTCGACGCCCTCAAGCTCCTCAACTGGCAGATGGTCGGGGCCCTGCAGAACGGCACCCTCACCCCGCAGGACGCCTCCGCCGTCAAGGTCTACGGCTCCGAGGCCCGGCGCGACGCCTACTCGTGGCTGCTGGAGGTCGTCGCGGTGCCCGGTGCGCTCCAGGAGGGCTCCGCGGGCGCGGTGCTCCGCGGCGAACTGGAGCGCGGCTATCGCTCTGCCGTGATCTTCACCTTCGGCGGCGGCAACAACGAGATCCAGCGGGAGATCATCTCGTGGATCGGCCTCGGAATGCCCCGCGTGCGACGCTGA
- a CDS encoding type 1 glutamine amidotransferase domain-containing protein, translated as MAKILFVITASDHWTLADGTRQPAGFWAEEAIGPYQVFKEAGFEIAAATPGGVPPTADALSLTADFNGGEEGAERMRTALREATELAHPIRIEDVDIDDYVAVFYPGGWGPMEDLPDDAASGKLLTEWLASGKPVSLVCHGPAALLATIGPDGTSPFAGYRLTGLSNAEEKLNGLADRAKWLLQDRLVDELGADYRETEPFAPHVETDRTLYTGQNPGSAVPLAQELLKAL; from the coding sequence ATGGCGAAGATCCTCTTCGTGATCACCGCGTCCGACCACTGGACGCTGGCCGACGGAACCCGGCAGCCGGCCGGTTTCTGGGCCGAGGAAGCGATCGGCCCCTACCAGGTCTTCAAGGAGGCCGGATTCGAGATCGCGGCGGCGACGCCCGGCGGTGTGCCGCCCACGGCGGACGCGCTCAGCCTCACCGCGGACTTCAACGGCGGCGAGGAAGGCGCCGAGCGCATGCGGACCGCCCTGCGTGAGGCGACCGAGCTGGCGCACCCGATCCGCATCGAGGACGTCGACATCGACGACTACGTGGCCGTGTTCTATCCCGGCGGCTGGGGCCCGATGGAGGACCTGCCCGACGACGCCGCCTCCGGCAAGCTGCTCACCGAGTGGCTCGCCTCGGGCAAGCCTGTGTCGCTGGTCTGCCACGGGCCCGCAGCGCTGCTGGCCACCATCGGCCCGGACGGAACGTCCCCGTTCGCCGGCTACCGTCTGACAGGCCTCTCCAACGCCGAGGAGAAGCTGAACGGTCTCGCGGACCGCGCGAAGTGGCTGCTGCAGGACCGCCTCGTCGACGAACTCGGCGCGGACTACCGAGAGACCGAGCCGTTCGCCCCGCACGTCGAGACGGACCGCACCCTGTACACCGGCCAGAACCCGGGCTCTGCGGTACCCCTCGCCCAGGAACTGCTCAAGGCACTGTGA
- a CDS encoding DDE-type integrase/transposase/recombinase: MTSGDLRPTYRPADPASRTVYEPGEIGQCDLWFPPADIPLGFGQVERPPVLVMVAGSSRWIIARMLPSRSAADLIAGHWRLLTELSAVPRVLVWNNEGAVGSWRLGGPQLTDEFAAFAGLLGIKFLLCKPGDPEAKGLVERANGYLETSFLPGRVFTSPSDFTIQLAD, from the coding sequence TTGACGTCAGGGGACCTGCGGCCGACCTATCGGCCCGCGGACCCGGCCTCGCGGACGGTCTATGAGCCGGGCGAGATCGGCCAGTGCGACCTGTGGTTCCCGCCCGCGGACATCCCGCTCGGCTTCGGACAGGTCGAGCGGCCGCCGGTGCTGGTCATGGTCGCGGGCTCTTCGCGGTGGATCATCGCGCGGATGCTGCCGTCCAGGTCTGCGGCGGATCTGATCGCAGGGCACTGGCGGCTGCTGACCGAGTTGAGCGCCGTTCCCCGGGTGCTGGTCTGGAACAACGAGGGAGCCGTCGGCTCCTGGCGGCTGGGCGGTCCTCAACTTACCGATGAATTCGCCGCGTTCGCCGGGCTGCTGGGCATCAAGTTCCTGCTATGTAAGCCCGGGGATCCAGAAGCCAAGGGTCTGGTCGAGCGGGCCAACGGCTATCTGGAGACGTCGTTCCTGCCCGGGCGGGTGTTCACCTCGCCGTCCGACTTCACCATTCAGCTCGCCGACTGA
- a CDS encoding SDR family NAD(P)-dependent oxidoreductase, with protein sequence MTRTLALTTGPSSGIGAACACLLADASDVVLMARRVYRLQDLADELRKACAAVEALPADLSTREDIVTVRDRSSAGAVRLLIDNVGVGGSVPLRSSTSIRPRPMARSLSTLRRRDNSPASHSPACSPPKTAPSPRCPLPAPDGPRSTLYIAARPPRLPSLGYAPRCSAPARWPPSFTRAWDKPSRSMPPPAWSCPATLAPLARTGVQHR encoded by the coding sequence ATGACTCGGACCCTTGCTCTGACAACGGGCCCTTCCTCCGGCATTGGCGCCGCGTGCGCCTGCCTCCTGGCGGACGCCTCGGATGTCGTCCTGATGGCCCGCCGTGTCTACCGGTTGCAGGACCTGGCTGACGAACTCCGTAAGGCCTGTGCCGCAGTGGAAGCTCTTCCTGCGGACCTTTCCACTCGTGAGGACATCGTCACGGTGAGGGACCGTTCGAGCGCTGGGGCTGTCCGTCTCCTGATCGACAACGTCGGTGTCGGCGGCTCCGTTCCGCTCCGCTCATCGACGTCGATTCGACCGAGGCCGATGGCCCGTTCACTCTCAACGCTGAGGCGCAGAGACAACTCGCCGGCGTCGCACTCCCCGGCATGCTCGCCGCCGAAGACGGCGCCATCGCCTCGTTGCCCGCTGCCGGCGCCGGACGGGCCCCGCAGCACCCTGTACATCGCGGCCAGGCCGCCACGGTTGCCTTCACTGGGATACGCACCCAGGTGCTCCGCTCCGGCCCGGTGGCCACCGAGTTTCACCAGAGCATGGGACAAGCCGTCCCGGTCAATGCCGCCACCGGCGTGGAGTTGTCCGGCGACGCTCGCCCCGCTGGCCCGAACCGGTGTCCAACACCGATGA